In Phoenix dactylifera cultivar Barhee BC4 chromosome 11, palm_55x_up_171113_PBpolish2nd_filt_p, whole genome shotgun sequence, the following are encoded in one genomic region:
- the LOC103720541 gene encoding protein arginine methyltransferase NDUFAF7, mitochondrial translates to MLRRSLSRAFPLLSNGLLQTLPLPFAPSTRSLRSLSSRTSPQTVNPSPSQEEESHENLRDSSRPAVSISIDRSGLHNSAEHSHNQSSDSELVKHLKSIIKFRGGPISVAEYMEEVLTNPHSGFYINRDVFGAGGDFITSPEVSQMFGEMIGVWTMCLWEQIGQPEKVNLIELGPGRGTLMADLLRGSSKFMNFKKSLHIHMVECSPTLQKLQYSALKCVDETMNEDGSTKRTISMLSGSPVSWHSTLEQVPLGCQTIIIAHEFFDALPVHQFQKSSRGWCEKMIDVSEDSLNFRFVLSPMPTPATLLYLRKRCQWASAEEVVKLDHIEVCPKAMELTHQIAKRISSDGGGALIIDYGKNGIISDSYRLAIRKHKFVNILDNPGSADLSAYVDFASIRHSAEEVSEHISVHGPITQSQFLGYLGINLRVEALLQNCTEEQAESLRTGYWQLVGDGEAPFWEGPDDQTPIGMGNRYLAMAIVNKKQGVPVPFE, encoded by the exons ATGCTTCGGAGATCGCTCTCCCGAGccttccctctcctctccaatGGCCTGCTCCAAACCCTTCCTCTCCCCTTCGCTCCCTCGACTCGATCGCTTAGGTCTTTGTCTTCTCGTACCTCTCCTCAAACCGTAAACCCTTCTCCGtctcaagaagaagaatcccatgAGAATCTTCGAGATTCCTCCCGCCCGGCGGTGTCCATCTCAATCGATCGCTCCGGCTTGCACAATTCAGCAG AGCACTCGCACAATCAATCTTCGGATTCCGAGCTCGTTAAGCATCTCAAGAGTATTATAAAG TTCCGTGGAGGTCCTATTTCAGTTGCTGAATACATGGAGGAAGTTTTGACAAATCCTCATTCAGGTTTCTACATCAATCGAGATGTATTTGGAGCTGGGGGTGATTTTATTACCTCCCCTGAAGTGAGCCAGATGTTTGGAGAG ATGATTGGTGTTTGGACTATGTGCCTCTGGGAACAGATAGGGCAGCCTGAAAAAGTGAATTTAATTGAACTTGGCCCAGGACGTGGGACACTTATGGCTGATCTTCTCCGT GGCTCTTCtaaatttatgaattttaaaaaGTCTCTTCACATTCACATGGTAGAGTGCAGTCCCACCTTGCAGAAGCTTCAATACAGTGCTTTAAAATGTGTGGATGAAACTATGAACGAAGATGGTAGTACTAAAAGGACAATTAGCATGTTGTCTGGATCTCCTGTTTCTTGGCATTCCACTTTGGAACAGGTTCCATTAGGATGT CAAACCATTATCATTGCGCATGAATTCTTTGATGCTTTACCAGTCCATCAATTTCAG AAATCTTCACGTGGTTGGTGTGAAAAAATGATAGATGTGTCAGAAGATTCTCT caATTTTCGCTTTGTTTTATCTCCAATGCCCACTCCTGCAACTCTACTATATCTGAGAAAGCGTTGTCAGTGGGCTTCTGCTGAGGAGGTAGTGAAGCTTGACCATATTGAAGTGTGTCCCAAAGCAATGGAGCTGACTCATCAGATTGCAAAGAGAATTAGTTCTGATGGTGGTGGGGCTCTCATTATTGATTATGGGAAAAATGGAATTATTTCAGACAGTTACAGGTTG GCTATTCGGAAGCATAAATTTGTGAACATACTAGACAATCCTGGTTCAGCTGATCTGAGTGCCTATGTCGATTTTGCTTCTATTAGGCATTCTGCTGAAGAAGTTTCAG AACATATATCGGTTCATGGTCCAATTACTCAATCCCAGTTCTTAGGTTATCTTGGTATCAACCTCCGAGTAGAAGCACTGTTACAGAACTGCACCGAAGAGCAAGCAGAGTCTTTGAGGACAGGCTATTGGCAACTGGTTGGAGATGGTGAAGCTCCATTTTGGGAGGGCCCTGACGATCAGACACCTATTGGTATGGGTAATCGATATTTGGCAATGGCAATTGTGAACAAGAAGCAAGGTGTTCCGGTTCCATTTGAATGA